Proteins from a genomic interval of Natator depressus isolate rNatDep1 chromosome 20, rNatDep2.hap1, whole genome shotgun sequence:
- the PRIM1 gene encoding DNA primase small subunit: MAGFEPGSLPDLLPLYYRRLFPHGPYGRWLSYGGVVKNYFQRREFSFTLRDDIYVRYQSFNSPQELEKEMQKMNPYKIDVGAVYSHRPSQCNAVHRGAFQAQEKELVFDIDMTDYDDVRSCCSSAEICSKCWTLMTIAIRVIDRALVEDFGVKHRLWVYSGRRGVHCWVCDDSVRKWSSAMRSATVEYLTLVKGGSETVKKVNLTDPIHPFISNSLSLVEPYFEEYALVGQDILGSNESWEKVVALVPEPVRESLLREFPKKRDSLQRWELLKNKMDKCRPSHAESEIMLQFCFPRLDINVSKGVSHLLKSPFSVHPKTGRVSVPIDLQKLDQFDPFAVPTISRLCSELDTAHEEEEEEDGEKENEAEPVPKRRTRDYKKTSLAPYVRVFERFVEEMDKSRKGELLRKSDLQGDF; this comes from the exons atGGCCGGGTTCGAGCCGGGCTCCCTGCCCGACCTGCTGCCGCTCTACTACCGCCGCCTCTTCCCCCACGGGCCCTACGGGCGCTGGCTCAGCTACGGCgggg TGGTGAAGAATTACTTCCAGCGGCGGGAGTTCTCCTTCACGCTGCGCGATGACATCTACGTGCGGTACCAGTCCTTCAACAGCCCCCAGGAGCTGGAGAAAGAGATGCAGAAAATGAACCCCTATAAGATCGACGTGGGAGCCGTGTATTCGCATCGA CCCAGCCAGTGCAACGCCGTGCACAGGGGCGCCTTCCAGGCTCAGGAGAAGGAGCTGGTGTTCGACATAGACATGACGGATTACGACGACGTCCGGAGCTGCTGCAG CTCCGCTGAGATCTGCTCCAAGTGCTGGACCCTTATGACCATCGCGATCCGGGTCATCGACCGCGCGCTCGTGG AGGATTTCGGGGTGAAGCACCGCCTGTGGGTGTATTCGGGCCGGCGAGGCGTCCACTGCTGGGTGTGTGATGACTCCGTCCGGAAGTGGTCGTCCGCCATGCGCTCCGCGACGGTGGAGTATCTCACCCTCGTGAAG GGCGGGTCCGAAACCGTAAAGAAGGTGAACCTGACTGACCCCATTCACCCGTTCATCAG caaCTCGCTGAGTCTGGTGGAGCCGTACTTCGAAGAATAcgccctggtgggccaggataTCTTGGGCAGCAACGAGAGCTGGGAGAAGGTGGTTGCCCTCGTCCCAGAGC CGGTTCGAGAGAGCCTGCTGCGGGAATTCCCCAAAAAGCGTGATTCGCTCCAGCGCTGGGAGctcctgaaaaacaaaatggaTAAATGCAGG CCCTCCCACGCGGAGTCGGAGATCATGTTGCAGTTCTGCTTCCCCCGGCTGGATATCAACGTCAGCAAGGGAGTCAGCCACTTACTGAAGAGCCCGTTCAGCGTCCACCCCAAAACAG GTCGTGTTTCGGTCCCGATCGATTTGCAGAAGCTGGATCAGTTTGACCCGTTCGCCGTTCCAACCATAAG CCGCCTCTGTAGTGAACTGGACACGGctcatgaggaggaggaggaggaggatggagagaAGGAAAACGAGGCAGAGCCAGTGCCCAAGCGTCGCACCAGGG ACTACAAGAAAACCAGCTTGGCTCCTTACGTGAGAGTCTTCGAACGGTTCGTGGAGGAAATGGACAAGTCTCGCAAAGGGGAGCTTCTCAGGAAGAGCG ATTTACAAGGAGATTTCTGA